The Bartonella krasnovii sequence AAATGATTGAATATTCTCTCAAGCTTGTATAACTTTAGGTCTTCATAAAAAAATATAGAGTATATTGAAGCTTTCCTCAAAAAATCTCTTATAAAAGAAAGTTAAAAGAACATGACATTAAAGTTTTTTTCTCGTGGTCGTATTATAATTATAGGATTATTCCTCTCTCTCTTTACACTTTTTTTATCTACTGCTTGTTCCATGGCCGCAGAAAAATCAAAAATCAAACTTGGTGTCATGGAAGGACACGAAGCCACTGTTTGGCAAGTCGCTGCGGAGCAAGCTAAAAACGCTGGTTTAGAAATTGAGCTTGTTTATTTTTCTGATTACACTTTGCCCAACGATGCTGTTAATGCAGGAGAGATTGATGCAAATGCTTTTCAACACACGCCTTATCTTAAAAACCAAATGGAACAGCGGGGGTATAAACTTTCAATTGTAGGATACACGTTTATTACCCCAATTGGTGTCTATTCCCACAAAATTAAAGATTTAAAAGATCTGAAAGATGGTGCACATGTTGGCATTCCTAATGATCCCTCCAATGGTGGAAGAGCCCTCCTCCTTCTCAATTCTTTAGGTCTTATTCAATTAAAAGACCCTCATGATATTCTTTCCTCTCCACTGGATATTATTGAAAATCCTAAAAACTTGCAAATTCGGGAACTCGATGCCGGCATGTTAGGGCGAGCTATCGATGATTTTGATATTGCCGTTATCAATACAAATTGGGCTT is a genomic window containing:
- a CDS encoding MetQ/NlpA family ABC transporter substrate-binding protein; its protein translation is MTLKFFSRGRIIIIGLFLSLFTLFLSTACSMAAEKSKIKLGVMEGHEATVWQVAAEQAKNAGLEIELVYFSDYTLPNDAVNAGEIDANAFQHTPYLKNQMEQRGYKLSIVGYTFITPIGVYSHKIKDLKDLKDGAHVGIPNDPSNGGRALLLLNSLGLIQLKDPHDILSSPLDIIENPKNLQIRELDAGMLGRAIDDFDIAVINTNWALVSGLDLQKDVVAWEKAENNPYNNIIVVRTSDKDEPWVKKLVAAYNSEPVRAKIKEIFGPAAQTSW